The Acomys russatus chromosome 18, mAcoRus1.1, whole genome shotgun sequence genome includes a region encoding these proteins:
- the Fbxl3 gene encoding F-box/LRR-repeat protein 3: MKRGGGGDSGHDSPEEGPAGKPKRLRTAHECARPCDWGNLLQDIVLHVFKYLPLLDRAHASQVCRNWNQVFHMPDLWRCFEFELNQPATSYLKATHPELIKQIIKRHSNHLQYVSFKVDSSKESAEAACDILSQLVNCSLKTLGLISTARPSFMDLPKSHFISALTVVFVNSKSLSSLKIDDTPVDDPSLKVLVANNSDTLKLLKMSSCPHVSPAGILCVADQCHGLRELALNYHLLSDELLLALSSEKHVRLEHLRIDVVSENPGQTHFHTLQKSSWDAFIKHSPKVNLVMYFFLYEEEFDPFFRYEIPATHLYFGRSVSKDVLGRVGMTCPRLVELVVCANGLRPLDEELIRIAERCKNLSAIGLGECEVSCSAFVEFVKMCGGRLSQLSIMEEVLIPDQKYSLEQIHWEVSKHLGRVWFPDMMPTW; the protein is encoded by the exons ATgaaacgaggaggaggaggagatagtgGCCATGACTCACCTGAAGAAGGCCCTGCAGGGAAACCTAAGAGACTGAGGACCGCACATGAGTGCGCTCGGCCTTGTGACTGGGGCAACCTTCTGCAGGACATCGTTCTCCACGTGTTTAAGTATTTGCCTCTTCTTGATCGGGCTCACGCTTCCCAAGTGTGCCGGAATTGGAATCAGGTCTTTCACATGCCTGACCTGTGGAGATGTTTTGAGTTTGAACTGAATCAGCCAGCTACATCTTACTTGAAAGCTACACATCCAGAGCTGATCAAACAGATTATTAAAAGGCATTCAAATCACCTACAGTATGTCAGCTTCAAG GTGGACAGCAGCAAAGAATCCGCTGAAGCAGCTTGTGATATATTATCGCAGCTTGTGAATTGCTCTTTAAAAACACTTGGACTTATTTCAACTGCTCGGCCAAGCTTTATGGATCTACCAAAG TCTCATTTTATCTCTGCACTGACAGTTGTGTTTGTAAACTCCAAATCCCTGTCCTCACTTAAGATAGACGACACCCCGGTAGATGATCCATCCCTTAAAGTGCTAGTGGCCAACAACAGTGACACACTCAAGCTGCTAAAAATGAGCAGCTGTCCGCATGTCTCTCCAGCAG gTATTCTGTGCGTGGCTGACCAGTGCCATGGCTTACGAGAACTGGCCCTCAACTACCATTTACTGAGTGATGAGTTGTTGCTCGCACTGTCCTCTGAAAAGCACGTTCGCCTAGAACACTTGCGTATTGACGTGGTCAGTGAGAACCCTGGACAGACACACTTCCACACACTTCAGAAGAGCAGCTGGGATGCCTTTATCAAACACTCGCCCAAAGTCAACCTagtgatgtatttttttttatacgaAGAGGAATTTGACCCATTCTTTCGTTATGAAATTCCCGCCACTCATCTTTACTTTGGGAGATCAGTAAGCAAAGATGTGCTTGGCCGCGTGGGCATGACCTGCCCAAGACTAGTAGAACTGGTGGTGTGTGCCAATGGGTTACGGCCCCTGGATGAAGAGTTAATTCGCATTGCAGAACGTTGCAAGAATTTGTCAGCAATTGGGCTGGGGGAATGCGAAGTGTCCTGCAGTGCTTTTGTTGAGTTTGTGAAGATGTGTGGGGGCCGCCTGTCTCAGCTGTCCATTATGGAGGAAGTGTTAATTCCTGACCAGAAGTATAGTTTGGAGCAGATTCATTGGGAAGTGTCTAAGCATCTTGGCAGGGTGTGGTTTCCAGACATGATGCCTACTTGGTAA